The Streptomyces sp. NBC_01268 genome window below encodes:
- a CDS encoding nucleotide pyrophosphohydrolase → MTDPDVAGLQRRLADFAAARKWQPYHTPKNLAAALSVEASELLEIFQWLTPEQAERVMDDPDTAHRVGDEVADVLAYLFQFCTVLGIDPLAALAAKIDRNELRFPVPGENDTHRHSSE, encoded by the coding sequence GTGACCGATCCTGATGTAGCCGGCCTGCAGCGCCGCCTCGCCGACTTCGCGGCCGCCCGGAAGTGGCAGCCGTACCACACCCCGAAGAACCTCGCGGCGGCGCTGAGCGTCGAGGCGTCCGAACTCCTGGAGATCTTCCAGTGGCTGACGCCCGAGCAGGCGGAGCGGGTGATGGACGACCCGGACACCGCGCACCGGGTCGGCGACGAGGTCGCGGACGTCCTCGCCTATCTGTTCCAGTTCTGCACCGTGCTGGGGATCGATCCGCTCGCCGCGCTCGCCGCGAAGATCGACCGGAACGAGCTCCGCTTCCCGGTCCCGGGCGAGAACGACACTCATCGTCACTCTTCGGAGTGA
- a CDS encoding DUF6099 family protein: MEAERLIATGRHALAESRTALDIVVEAWQAQVLAQAIGSRLVLCGPMELRSEARGLSEIGGGRGPTDHPSLRGGVPRAAQLTEVADERAALTALGALLGEVGIALVGVACATDEEGLYWQCIEAIDAADEAGDRVRGMLRRLTLRERGRPPDPARGRAAPRPGPR; this comes from the coding sequence ATGGAAGCGGAGCGACTCATCGCGACCGGTCGGCATGCGCTGGCCGAGAGCCGCACGGCGCTGGACATCGTGGTGGAGGCCTGGCAGGCCCAGGTCCTCGCCCAGGCGATAGGGAGTCGTCTCGTGCTCTGCGGACCGATGGAGCTGCGGAGCGAGGCGCGGGGACTGAGCGAGATCGGCGGCGGGCGGGGGCCGACGGACCATCCCTCGCTGCGCGGCGGGGTTCCGAGGGCTGCGCAGCTCACCGAAGTGGCGGACGAGCGGGCCGCGTTGACCGCGCTCGGCGCACTCCTCGGCGAGGTGGGCATCGCCCTGGTCGGGGTGGCGTGCGCCACGGACGAGGAGGGGCTGTACTGGCAGTGCATCGAGGCGATCGACGCAGCCGACGAGGCGGGCGACCGGGTGCGCGGCATGCTGCGCCGTCTCACCTTGCGCGAACGCGGCCGGCCGCCCGACCCGGCACGAGGGAGGGCCGCTCCGAGACCGGGCCCGCGCTGA
- a CDS encoding LLM class F420-dependent oxidoreductase gives MDLRIFTEPQQGADYDTLLKVAKATEELDFNAFFRSDHYVRMGSGDGLPGPTDAWITLAGLARETSRIRLGTLMTAATFRLPGVLAVQVAQVDRMSGGRVELGLGAGWFEEEHRAYGIPFPRERFGRLEEQLEIVTGLWGTEPGKTFSYKGEHYRLDDSPALPKPAQPRIPVLVGGHGARRTPRLAARFADEFNIPFASPEETGRQFGRVRDAVAEAGRPADALVYSNALVVCVGRDDAEVARRAAAIGREVAELKANGLAGSPAEVVDKIGRYGALGSTRIYLQVLDLNDLDHLELISAQVQTQLG, from the coding sequence ATGGATCTCCGCATCTTCACGGAGCCCCAGCAAGGGGCCGACTACGACACCCTGCTCAAGGTCGCCAAGGCCACCGAGGAGCTCGATTTCAACGCGTTCTTCCGCTCCGATCACTACGTCCGCATGGGCTCGGGCGACGGGCTGCCCGGCCCGACGGACGCGTGGATCACCCTCGCCGGGCTCGCCCGGGAGACGAGCCGCATCCGCCTCGGCACCCTGATGACCGCAGCGACCTTCCGGCTCCCCGGCGTGCTCGCCGTCCAGGTCGCCCAGGTCGACCGGATGTCCGGCGGGCGCGTCGAACTCGGCCTGGGCGCCGGCTGGTTCGAGGAGGAGCACCGGGCGTACGGCATTCCCTTCCCGAGGGAGAGGTTCGGGCGCCTGGAGGAGCAGCTGGAGATCGTCACCGGACTCTGGGGCACCGAACCCGGCAAGACCTTCTCGTACAAGGGGGAGCACTACCGGCTCGACGACTCGCCCGCGCTGCCCAAGCCGGCCCAGCCGCGGATCCCCGTCCTCGTCGGCGGGCACGGGGCGCGGCGCACCCCGCGTCTCGCGGCGCGCTTCGCCGACGAGTTCAACATCCCCTTCGCGTCGCCGGAGGAGACGGGTCGGCAGTTCGGGCGGGTGCGGGACGCGGTGGCGGAGGCCGGGCGGCCGGCGGACGCGCTGGTGTACTCCAACGCGCTCGTGGTCTGTGTCGGCAGGGACGACGCCGAGGTCGCCCGGCGGGCCGCCGCCATCGGCCGGGAGGTCGCCGAGCTCAAGGCCAACGGTCTGGCGGGTTCGCCCGCCGAGGTCGTCGACAAGATCGGCAGGTACGGTGCACTGGGCTCCACCCGGATCTACCTCCAGGTCCTCGACCTGAACGATCTGGACCACCTGGAGCTGATCTCCGCACAGGTCCAGACGCAGCTGGGGTGA
- the mmuM gene encoding homocysteine S-methyltransferase: MKPVRPLAAALAEQVLVLDGGLSNQLQAQGCDLSDALWSARLLADGPEQIEAAHAAYVRAGAQVLITSSYQATFEGFARRGTGRDEAARLLARSVELARAAGEAVDREVWVAASVGPYGAMLADGSEYRGRYGLSVDELARFHRPRVEALAEAGPDVLALETVPDADEAEGLLRAVEACGVPVWLTYTIDGTRTRAGQPLADAFGLLAGIDQVVAVGVNCCDPRDAGPAVALAAEVTGKPVVVYPNSGEEWDAGARDWRGGATFAPDATARWRADGARLIGGCCRVGPDLIAGLATTLG, translated from the coding sequence ATGAAACCCGTCCGTCCGCTCGCCGCCGCCCTCGCCGAGCAGGTGCTCGTGCTCGACGGCGGGCTGTCCAACCAGCTCCAGGCGCAGGGGTGCGACCTGTCCGACGCGCTCTGGTCCGCCCGCCTGCTCGCCGACGGGCCCGAGCAGATCGAGGCCGCGCACGCGGCGTACGTCCGCGCGGGCGCCCAGGTGCTGATCACCTCCAGCTACCAGGCGACCTTCGAGGGCTTCGCCCGGCGCGGGACCGGCCGGGACGAGGCGGCACGGCTCCTCGCGCGGAGCGTGGAGCTGGCCCGGGCCGCGGGCGAGGCCGTGGACCGGGAGGTGTGGGTCGCGGCGTCCGTCGGCCCGTACGGGGCGATGCTCGCGGACGGCAGCGAGTACCGCGGCCGGTACGGGCTCTCGGTCGACGAGCTCGCCCGCTTCCACCGGCCGAGGGTCGAGGCCCTCGCCGAGGCCGGGCCGGACGTGCTGGCGCTGGAGACGGTGCCGGACGCGGACGAGGCGGAGGGGCTGCTGCGGGCGGTCGAGGCGTGCGGGGTGCCGGTCTGGCTCACGTACACGATCGACGGGACCCGTACCCGCGCCGGTCAGCCGCTCGCGGACGCCTTCGGACTCCTCGCCGGGATCGACCAGGTCGTCGCGGTCGGCGTCAACTGCTGCGACCCGCGCGACGCCGGACCCGCCGTGGCGCTCGCCGCCGAGGTGACCGGCAAGCCCGTCGTCGTCTACCCCAACAGCGGCGAGGAGTGGGACGCCGGTGCCCGCGACTGGCGGGGCGGCGCCACCTTCGCCCCGGACGCCACGGCCCGCTGGCGGGCGGACGGCGCCCGCCTGATCGGCGGCTGCTGCCGGGTCGGCCCGGACCTGATCGCCGGGCTGGCCACCACGCTGGGGTAG
- a CDS encoding 3' terminal RNA ribose 2'-O-methyltransferase Hen1, translating to MFLTISTTGTPDRPATDLGFLLHKHPEKAQAFSTAHGTAHVLYPEASAEHCTAALLPEVDPVALVRRGKGRGRGGAPDSALAQYVNDRPYAASSLLAVALAKVFKSALNGVCAALPERAAAPMPLRIELPALPARGGAGLVTRLFGPLGWASVTAEPVVLDPEFPEWGDSRYVRLVLEGELRLADALNQLYVLLPVLDDAKHYWVAPDEVDKLLRAGDGWLAGHPERQLITSRYLSRRWGLTREATERLELVRLAEADGLAVEDVDNAVDEATDTEERPVPLAEQRREAILGALRAADAARVLDLGCGQGQLVQELLKDVRFTDVVGVDVSARALSVAARRLRLERMGERQAGRVTLLQGSLTYTDKRLTGYDAAVLSEVIEHLDLPRLPALEYAVFGSARPRTVLVTTPNVEYNVRWETLPAGHVRHGDHRFEWTRAEFRTWAADVAASYGYEVGFVPVGPDDPEVGPPTQMAVFTRTDETSKEVSA from the coding sequence GTGTTCCTGACGATCAGCACCACCGGCACCCCTGACCGCCCCGCGACCGATCTCGGCTTCCTGCTGCACAAGCATCCCGAGAAGGCGCAGGCGTTCTCGACCGCGCACGGCACCGCGCACGTCCTCTACCCCGAGGCGAGCGCGGAGCACTGCACGGCGGCGCTCCTGCCGGAGGTCGACCCCGTGGCGCTGGTGCGCCGGGGCAAGGGGAGGGGGCGGGGCGGTGCGCCCGACTCGGCGCTCGCCCAGTACGTGAACGACCGGCCCTACGCCGCCTCCTCGCTGCTCGCCGTCGCGCTCGCCAAGGTCTTCAAGAGCGCGCTGAACGGCGTCTGCGCGGCCCTGCCGGAGCGGGCCGCCGCCCCGATGCCGCTGCGGATCGAGCTTCCGGCGCTCCCGGCACGCGGCGGCGCCGGTCTCGTCACGCGCCTGTTCGGCCCGCTGGGCTGGGCGTCGGTGACGGCGGAGCCCGTCGTGCTGGACCCGGAGTTCCCCGAGTGGGGCGACTCGCGCTACGTACGGCTCGTCCTGGAGGGCGAGCTGAGGCTCGCCGACGCCCTCAACCAGCTCTACGTCCTGCTGCCGGTGCTCGACGACGCCAAGCACTACTGGGTCGCCCCGGACGAGGTGGACAAGCTGCTGCGCGCCGGTGACGGCTGGCTCGCCGGCCACCCGGAGCGGCAGCTCATCACCAGCCGCTACCTGTCGCGCCGCTGGGGACTGACCCGGGAGGCGACCGAGCGCCTGGAGCTGGTGCGGCTCGCCGAGGCGGACGGCCTTGCGGTCGAGGACGTCGACAACGCCGTCGACGAGGCGACCGACACAGAGGAGCGGCCCGTGCCGCTCGCCGAGCAGCGCCGCGAGGCCATCCTCGGCGCGCTGCGCGCCGCCGACGCGGCGCGGGTGCTCGATCTCGGGTGCGGCCAGGGCCAGTTGGTCCAAGAGCTGCTCAAGGACGTGCGCTTCACCGACGTCGTCGGCGTGGACGTGTCGGCCCGCGCGCTGTCCGTCGCCGCCCGCAGGCTCCGTCTGGAGCGGATGGGCGAGCGGCAGGCCGGCCGGGTGACCCTCCTCCAGGGCTCGCTCACGTACACCGACAAGCGGCTGACCGGCTACGACGCGGCCGTCCTCAGCGAGGTCATCGAGCACCTGGACCTGCCGAGGCTGCCGGCACTGGAGTACGCGGTGTTCGGCTCCGCGCGGCCCCGGACGGTGCTCGTGACGACGCCGAACGTCGAGTACAACGTGCGCTGGGAGACGCTGCCCGCCGGGCACGTCCGGCACGGCGACCACCGCTTCGAATGGACCCGTGCGGAGTTCCGGACGTGGGCGGCGGACGTCGCCGCCTCGTACGGCTACGAGGTCGGCTTCGTCCCCGTCGGACCCGACGACCCCGAGGTCGGCCCGCCCACCCAGATGGCCGTGTTCACCCGTACCGACGAGACCTCGAAGGAGGTCAGCGCATGA
- a CDS encoding polynucleotide kinase-phosphatase — MTRTLPVTDLSLVVLIGATGSGKSTFARRHFKPTEILSSDFCRGLVADDENDQSASKDAFDVLHHIAGKRLAAGRLTVVDATSVQREARRQLVDLARAHDVLPIAIVLDLPEAVCAERNAARPDRAGLPRHVIQRHRRELHRSLRGLEREGFRKVHVLRGVEEVEEAEIVLEKRFNDLRHLTGPFDVIGDVHGCRSELEALLGKLGYVDGHHPDGRTAVFVGDLVDRGPDSPGVLRRVMGMVAAGDALCVPGNHENKLGRWLRGRKVQRTHGLAETIEQLEREPEEFRARVSAFIDGLVSHYVLDGGRLVVCHAGLPEKYHGRTSGRVRSHALYGDTTGETDEFGLPVRYPWAEEYRGRATVVYGHTPVPNTSWINNTICLDTGAVFGGRMTALRWPERELVDVPAERVWYEPARPLATEAPGGHQGRPLDLADVHGRRIVETRQMGNVAVREENAAAALEVMSRFAVDPRLLAYLPPTMAPTATSKADGYLEHPAEAFAQYAADGVGKVVCEEKHMGSRAVALVCRDADAARERFGVDGPTGALHTRTGRPFFDDQETTETVLARLRAAIGAAGLWEELDTDWLLLDGELMPWSLKSTGLLRAQYAAVGAASRAVFPGAVGALEQAVARGVSGLDGLLDKQRGRAADAAAFTEAYRRYCWPTEGLEGVRFAPFQLLAVRGRSLAGVPHDEQLAWLDRLVEHDPTGLLQVTRRLVVDPADGASVRAGIDWWLALTGAGGEGMVVKPLAALVRGADGRLAQPGVKVRGREYLRIVYGPEYTRPENLARLRDRFLGHKRSLALREYALGLEALDRLADGEPLWRVHEAVFAVLALESEPVDPRL, encoded by the coding sequence ATGACCCGCACGCTTCCCGTCACCGACCTGTCCCTCGTCGTCCTGATCGGTGCCACCGGTTCCGGCAAGTCGACGTTCGCCCGGCGCCACTTCAAGCCGACCGAGATCCTCTCCTCCGACTTCTGCCGCGGCCTCGTCGCCGACGACGAGAACGACCAGAGCGCCAGCAAGGACGCCTTCGACGTCCTCCACCACATCGCCGGCAAGCGGCTCGCGGCCGGCCGGCTGACCGTCGTCGACGCCACCAGCGTGCAGCGCGAGGCGCGGCGTCAGCTCGTCGACCTGGCCCGCGCGCACGACGTGCTGCCCATCGCGATCGTCCTCGACCTGCCCGAGGCGGTGTGCGCCGAGCGGAACGCGGCCCGCCCCGACCGGGCCGGACTGCCGCGTCACGTCATCCAGCGGCACCGCCGCGAGCTCCACCGTTCGCTGCGCGGACTGGAGCGCGAGGGCTTCCGCAAGGTGCACGTGCTGCGCGGCGTGGAGGAGGTGGAGGAGGCCGAGATCGTCCTGGAGAAGCGGTTCAACGACCTGCGGCACCTCACCGGGCCCTTCGACGTCATCGGCGACGTCCACGGCTGCCGCTCCGAGCTGGAGGCCCTGCTCGGCAAGCTGGGCTACGTGGACGGGCACCACCCCGACGGCCGCACCGCCGTCTTCGTCGGCGACCTCGTCGACCGCGGTCCGGACAGCCCGGGCGTACTGCGCCGGGTCATGGGCATGGTGGCCGCCGGGGACGCGCTGTGCGTGCCGGGCAACCACGAGAACAAGCTGGGGCGCTGGCTGCGCGGCCGGAAGGTGCAGCGGACGCACGGCCTCGCGGAGACGATCGAGCAGCTGGAGCGCGAGCCGGAGGAGTTCCGCGCCCGGGTGTCGGCGTTCATCGACGGGCTCGTCAGCCACTACGTCCTCGACGGGGGGCGGCTCGTGGTCTGCCACGCGGGCCTCCCGGAGAAGTACCACGGCCGCACCTCGGGCCGGGTCCGCTCGCACGCCTTGTACGGGGACACCACGGGCGAGACCGACGAGTTCGGGCTGCCGGTGCGCTACCCGTGGGCGGAGGAGTACCGGGGCCGGGCGACCGTCGTCTACGGGCACACGCCCGTGCCGAACACCTCGTGGATCAACAACACCATCTGCCTCGACACCGGGGCCGTCTTCGGCGGGCGGATGACCGCGCTGCGCTGGCCCGAGCGCGAGCTCGTCGACGTACCCGCCGAGCGGGTCTGGTACGAGCCGGCCCGGCCGCTCGCGACCGAGGCGCCCGGCGGGCACCAGGGGCGGCCGCTCGACCTGGCCGATGTGCACGGGCGCCGGATCGTCGAGACCCGGCAGATGGGCAACGTCGCGGTCCGCGAGGAGAACGCGGCCGCCGCGCTGGAGGTGATGAGCCGGTTCGCGGTCGACCCGCGGCTGCTCGCCTACCTGCCGCCGACGATGGCGCCGACCGCCACCTCCAAGGCGGACGGCTATCTGGAGCACCCGGCCGAGGCGTTCGCGCAGTACGCGGCCGACGGGGTCGGGAAGGTCGTGTGCGAGGAGAAGCACATGGGTTCGCGGGCCGTCGCCCTGGTCTGCCGCGACGCGGACGCGGCCCGGGAGCGGTTCGGCGTCGACGGGCCGACCGGCGCCCTGCACACCCGTACCGGGCGCCCGTTCTTCGACGACCAGGAGACGACCGAGACCGTCCTGGCGCGGCTGCGGGCGGCGATCGGCGCGGCCGGGCTCTGGGAGGAGCTCGACACGGACTGGCTGCTCCTCGACGGCGAGCTGATGCCGTGGTCGCTGAAGTCGACGGGGCTGCTGCGCGCCCAGTACGCGGCGGTCGGCGCCGCCTCCCGGGCGGTCTTCCCGGGAGCGGTGGGGGCGCTCGAACAGGCGGTCGCGCGCGGGGTGTCCGGGCTCGACGGGCTGCTCGACAAGCAGCGCGGGCGGGCGGCGGACGCGGCGGCCTTCACCGAGGCGTACCGGCGCTACTGCTGGCCGACCGAGGGGCTGGAGGGGGTGCGGTTCGCGCCGTTCCAGTTGCTCGCCGTCCGCGGGCGCTCGCTGGCCGGGGTCCCGCACGACGAGCAGCTGGCCTGGCTGGACCGCCTGGTGGAGCACGATCCGACAGGGCTGCTCCAGGTCACCCGGCGCCTCGTGGTCGACCCGGCGGACGGGGCGTCCGTACGGGCCGGTATCGACTGGTGGCTCGCACTGACCGGCGCCGGCGGCGAGGGCATGGTCGTCAAGCCGCTCGCCGCGCTGGTCCGGGGTGCCGACGGGCGGCTCGCCCAGCCGGGCGTGAAGGTGCGCGGCCGGGAGTACCTGCGGATCGTCTACGGCCCCGAGTACACCCGCCCGGAGAACCTGGCGCGGCTGCGGGACCGCTTCCTCGGCCACAAGCGCTCCCTCGCCCTGCGCGAGTACGCGCTGGGCCTGGAGGCCCTGGACCGGCTGGCGGACGGGGAGCCGCTGTGGCGGGTCCACGAGGCCGTCTTCGCCGTCCTCGCCCTGGAGTCGGAGCCGGTCGACCCGCGGCTGTGA
- a CDS encoding Crp/Fnr family transcriptional regulator — protein sequence MSLFGQDRSFLHALPASDRRDLLAEGAPRGYQPGEIMIRERDTSAYVLALLSGWAVVSVGTERGARLILALRGAGEVVGDLAAVDRGPRSATVTALSRIEAVAISGDRFRRFLAARPHATSLIMRQLATRLRSADVERRSLASETVLQRLAARLVELAERAGRRADAGTVLELPLPQHDLAAAIGATREAVAKALRLLREQGVVRTANRTVVVVDMPVLVLLAQGRTRPGAESSDKPPPAV from the coding sequence TTGAGTCTTTTCGGCCAGGACCGCTCCTTCCTCCATGCGCTCCCCGCGTCCGACCGCCGTGACCTGCTCGCCGAGGGGGCGCCGCGCGGCTACCAGCCGGGCGAGATCATGATCCGCGAGCGGGACACCTCCGCGTACGTCCTCGCCCTGCTCTCCGGCTGGGCGGTCGTCTCCGTCGGCACCGAGCGCGGCGCCCGGCTCATCCTCGCGCTGCGCGGCGCGGGCGAGGTCGTCGGCGACCTCGCCGCCGTCGACCGCGGGCCGCGCTCCGCCACCGTCACCGCGCTGAGCAGGATCGAGGCCGTCGCGATCTCCGGCGACCGGTTCCGGCGCTTCCTCGCCGCCCGGCCGCACGCCACCTCGCTGATCATGCGGCAGCTCGCCACCCGGCTGCGCAGCGCCGACGTCGAGCGCCGCTCGCTCGCCTCCGAGACCGTCCTCCAGCGACTGGCCGCCCGCCTCGTCGAACTGGCCGAGCGGGCCGGCCGCCGGGCCGACGCGGGCACCGTCCTCGAACTCCCGCTGCCCCAGCACGACCTGGCGGCGGCCATCGGCGCCACCCGGGAAGCCGTCGCCAAGGCGCTGCGGCTGCTGCGCGAACAGGGGGTCGTCCGCACCGCGAACCGCACGGTCGTCGTCGTCGACATGCCCGTGCTCGTCCTCCTCGCGCAAGGGCGCACACGCCCCGGCGCGGAATCGTCCGACAAACCACCCCCGGCTGTGTAA
- a CDS encoding Pycsar system effector family protein: MTTVGAAGATGAEPGTGADPGPAPGSGPAPAELRGMAEQLLTTVREDIGRADTKAAILLSGALAFLAVVFSRDRGPLPAGGPLALLVTAGLLWTAGVLMLVSVVLPRTRFGAERTLLRELTAGTTAGALRSRLEGSATDATGWLLEQASVHGVVLAAKYRWLRLGVASLVLGALLALLSELW, encoded by the coding sequence ATGACCACCGTCGGGGCCGCGGGGGCCACGGGGGCCGAACCCGGGACCGGCGCGGACCCCGGTCCCGCACCCGGCTCCGGCCCCGCCCCCGCCGAGCTGCGCGGCATGGCCGAGCAGCTCCTGACCACCGTCCGCGAGGACATCGGCCGGGCCGACACCAAGGCGGCCATCCTGCTCTCCGGAGCCCTCGCCTTCCTCGCGGTCGTCTTCTCGCGCGACCGCGGCCCGCTGCCGGCCGGCGGCCCCCTGGCCCTCCTGGTCACGGCCGGACTGCTGTGGACCGCGGGCGTCCTGATGCTGGTCTCCGTCGTCCTGCCGCGCACGCGGTTCGGCGCCGAGCGGACCCTGCTGCGCGAACTCACGGCCGGCACCACCGCCGGCGCCCTGCGGAGCCGGCTGGAGGGCTCCGCCACGGACGCCACCGGCTGGCTCCTGGAACAGGCGAGCGTCCACGGGGTGGTCCTCGCCGCCAAGTACCGATGGCTCAGGCTCGGCGTCGCGTCCCTCGTGCTCGGCGCCCTCCTGGCCCTCCTCAGCGAACTGTGGTGA
- a CDS encoding VWA domain-containing protein gives MQWRHPRSALFLAGALLALSGPFGGPAVAVPAAGAPSTAASQASDGPDPIDFAVVVDQSASLADKDLVRETEAAALLGQGEISDRSRATVIGFGSSEKAGQSPVREVCPLITVDEAGRRKLSDCVQGLSRRDSALMGPGTDFPAAIRQAVSRLTEAAGSGTAGKTTPKVVFLLTDGKLDVGDSPEYGTDPASRQANGAKRLDEELARARAAGVQIWPLGFGSGIDKAALTAMAEGGYRGACSDVPGATPRMRVAATSAEIDKALQEAFAGARCARVSHGTVGKPPADLYVTIPPIATDGSLTVSKHDPKVRVTYYDPNGRKVPTHGTFEDSAFEVSGEDGPVEALRVKNPLPGRWRIRVEAPEGHDGQEVAVRAIWQGRLRSVLTLDPAAPRAGQQAVVEVRMQTRRGVVITDPGQLEGIGVTVELSGDGFSPVSARLADDGRAPDRRAGDVRFTGTLTVPAGAAGKLRLIARMSAPGVTSDERPLYTTTTVGTPEITAGLSVDRVTVHPGGTVHGTLSVTNNGTAPRTLRLSLTDGTGSDGSGAGTAGPDASATTGDGAGGTPGAAQLGISPATVVAPPGKQTSVAFTVTVGEGTPLGELGGQVAVVDTADPDRPLDTAFLDVSVAPWPTWWETYWSYVAGGAAVLALLGAFAAVRLAARRRRRALAGTRLELRRDGRTLDTLTIRAGQSVGGEFHFTVDEVRGAAPTLRRARGGGAHRLRRNGAGELLLRLNRGREEPVRAGEAFAVDDCELVVQGARPPDRTARTPRTARTRIPGFPGARSGTRTGTRTRAGGGSGTGAGDGGAGGDDTTWQPGPALDTDGTGTRGTWNGDF, from the coding sequence ATGCAGTGGAGACACCCGAGGAGCGCCCTGTTCCTCGCCGGGGCGCTGCTCGCCCTGTCCGGCCCGTTCGGCGGCCCCGCCGTCGCGGTGCCGGCCGCGGGCGCGCCCTCGACGGCGGCGTCCCAGGCGTCCGACGGGCCCGACCCGATCGACTTCGCCGTCGTCGTCGACCAGTCGGCCAGCCTCGCCGACAAGGACCTCGTGCGCGAGACGGAGGCCGCCGCACTGCTCGGCCAGGGCGAGATATCCGACCGGTCCCGCGCCACGGTGATCGGCTTCGGCAGCTCGGAGAAGGCCGGACAGTCGCCGGTACGGGAGGTGTGCCCGCTCATCACCGTCGACGAGGCCGGCCGCCGGAAGCTCAGCGACTGCGTCCAGGGCCTCTCCCGCCGCGACAGCGCCCTGATGGGCCCTGGCACCGACTTCCCCGCGGCGATCCGCCAGGCCGTCTCCCGGCTCACCGAGGCCGCCGGGAGCGGGACCGCCGGGAAGACCACGCCCAAGGTGGTCTTCCTGCTCACCGACGGGAAGCTGGACGTCGGCGACAGCCCCGAGTACGGCACCGACCCCGCCAGCCGCCAGGCCAACGGGGCCAAGCGGCTCGACGAGGAGCTGGCCCGCGCCCGCGCCGCCGGGGTACAGATCTGGCCGCTCGGCTTCGGCAGCGGCATCGACAAGGCGGCGCTCACCGCGATGGCCGAGGGCGGCTACCGCGGCGCCTGCTCCGACGTGCCCGGTGCCACGCCCCGGATGCGGGTGGCCGCCACCTCCGCCGAGATCGACAAGGCGCTCCAGGAGGCCTTCGCCGGCGCCCGCTGCGCCCGCGTCTCGCACGGCACCGTCGGCAAGCCGCCCGCCGACCTGTACGTCACCATCCCGCCCATCGCCACCGACGGTTCCCTCACCGTCAGCAAGCACGACCCGAAGGTGCGCGTCACCTACTACGACCCGAACGGCCGCAAGGTGCCCACGCACGGCACGTTCGAGGACTCGGCCTTCGAGGTCAGCGGCGAGGACGGGCCCGTCGAGGCGCTGCGCGTGAAGAACCCGCTGCCCGGCCGCTGGCGCATCCGCGTCGAGGCGCCCGAGGGCCACGACGGCCAGGAGGTCGCCGTCCGGGCCATCTGGCAGGGCCGGCTGCGTTCGGTCCTCACCCTCGACCCGGCCGCGCCGCGGGCGGGCCAGCAGGCCGTGGTGGAGGTGCGGATGCAGACCCGGCGGGGGGTCGTCATCACCGACCCCGGGCAGCTGGAGGGCATCGGCGTCACCGTCGAACTGAGCGGCGACGGCTTCTCCCCGGTCAGCGCACGGCTCGCGGACGACGGGCGGGCCCCGGACCGCCGGGCGGGGGACGTCCGGTTCACGGGCACGCTCACCGTCCCGGCCGGCGCCGCCGGGAAACTGAGGCTGATCGCCCGGATGTCCGCGCCGGGCGTCACCTCCGACGAGCGCCCGCTGTACACCACGACGACGGTCGGCACGCCCGAGATCACCGCCGGGCTCTCCGTGGACCGGGTCACCGTGCACCCGGGCGGCACGGTCCACGGCACGCTCTCCGTCACCAACAACGGCACCGCCCCGCGCACCCTGCGCCTCAGCCTCACCGACGGCACCGGGTCCGACGGCTCCGGAGCCGGCACGGCGGGGCCCGACGCGTCCGCGACGACCGGCGACGGGGCCGGCGGCACGCCGGGCGCCGCGCAGCTCGGCATCTCCCCGGCCACGGTCGTCGCCCCGCCGGGCAAGCAGACGAGCGTGGCGTTCACCGTCACCGTCGGCGAGGGCACGCCGCTCGGCGAACTCGGCGGCCAGGTCGCCGTCGTGGACACCGCCGACCCCGACCGCCCCCTCGACACCGCCTTCCTCGACGTGTCGGTCGCCCCGTGGCCCACCTGGTGGGAGACGTACTGGTCGTACGTGGCCGGCGGCGCGGCCGTGCTCGCGCTGCTCGGCGCCTTCGCCGCCGTCCGGCTCGCGGCCCGGCGCCGCCGCCGCGCCCTCGCCGGGACCCGGCTCGAACTCCGCAGGGACGGAAGGACCCTGGACACGCTCACCATCCGCGCCGGACAGAGCGTGGGCGGGGAGTTCCACTTCACCGTCGACGAGGTGCGGGGCGCCGCGCCCACCCTGCGCCGGGCCCGCGGCGGCGGCGCCCACCGGCTGCGCAGGAACGGCGCGGGCGAGCTGCTGCTGCGCCTGAACCGGGGCCGCGAGGAGCCCGTACGGGCAGGGGAGGCGTTCGCCGTCGACGACTGCGAACTCGTCGTGCAGGGCGCGCGCCCCCCGGACCGCACCGCCCGCACCCCGCGCACCGCCCGCACCCGCATCCCCGGATTCCCGGGGGCCCGGTCCGGCACCCGTACGGGCACCCGTACGCGCGCCGGCGGCGGGTCCGGCACGGGCGCGGGCGACGGGGGAGCGGGCGGGGACGACACGACCTGGCAGCCCGGTCCCGCGCTCGACACCGACGGCACCGGCACGAGAGGCACCTGGAACGGGGACTTCTGA